From the genome of Candidatus Angelobacter sp.:
CAAGCCGGAGTTTATTTTTTGGTGGGAACAAACGTCGAATCAAATAAGCCCAAGGCTTACATTGGCGAGGCAGAAGACGTCGGCAAGCGCTTGAAGCAGCAGCGCGAAAAGGAATTCTGGGTGCAGGCAATTTTGTTTGTGAGCAAGGACGAGAACCTCACAAAATCTCACATTCGATATTTGGAGGGGCGACTGATTGAGGAAGCTGGAAAGATTGGTCGCTTTGAACTGGAGAACGACCAAACAAGCGGCGCGAAATTGCCCGAGGCTGACCGTGAAGACATGGAAGTGTTTCTCACCCGCATCTCCCAGCTTCTGCCCGTGTTGGGCTGCGACATTCTCGTGCCGCTGGTGAAAGCGGAGAAATCGAAAGCATTGGGCGCTTCGTTGACCTATCCGATCAAGGGACTAATTGCCACAGGGCAGCGGACTGCCACTGGGTTCGTGGTGTTCAAAGGCTCTGAAGCAACATTGGATTTGCGGCCATCAGCTCCGCCGTGGGTCATCCAGCAGAGGGAAAAGTATCTCGCAGATGGAACACTCGCAAAGTTAGATGGTAAATTCGCATTCACAAAAGACACGGAATTCTCAAGTCCGAGCGCTGCTGCGGCGGTTGTCTGTGGCGGTCACGTCAACGGACTGACTGCTTGGCGGAATGCTGATGGCAAGAATCTGAAACAAA
Proteins encoded in this window:
- a CDS encoding GIY-YIG nuclease family protein; this encodes MDGLFEREEISQAGVYFLVGTNVESNKPKAYIGEAEDVGKRLKQQREKEFWVQAILFVSKDENLTKSHIRYLEGRLIEEAGKIGRFELENDQTSGAKLPEADREDMEVFLTRISQLLPVLGCDILVPLVKAEKSKALGASLTYPIKGLIATGQRTATGFVVFKGSEATLDLRPSAPPWVIQQREKYLADGTLAKLDGKFAFTKDTEFSSPSAAAAVVCGGHVNGLTAWRNADGKNLKQIEGAA